A single Sorex araneus isolate mSorAra2 chromosome 8, mSorAra2.pri, whole genome shotgun sequence DNA region contains:
- the LOC101557107 gene encoding 5-hydroxyisourate hydrolase-like isoform X1 → MSCGATPRLRVLQRHLRSLEASRVRLLPHHSPLPSLMAQGPSMEPTTSPLTTHVLDTASGVPAQGLCLRLSRLEDHGQLWTELRKSYTNPDGRCPGLMSPGQMKVGTYKLFFDTESYWRERGLESFYPYVEIVFTITDETHKFHVPLLLSPWSYTTYRGS, encoded by the exons ATGAGCTGCGGGGCGACCCCGCGGCTGCGAGTCCTGCAGCGACACCTGCGCTCCCTGGAG GCCAGCAGGGTAAGGCTGCTCCCCcaccactcacccctgccctctctgaTGGCCCAGGGTCCCAGCATGGAACCCACAACGAGCCCACTGACCACACACGTGCTGGACACCGCCTCCGGGGTCCCAGCCCAGGGTCTTTGCCTGCGACTGTCCAGGCTTGAGGACCATGGCCAGCTTTGGACAGAGCTGCGGAAAAG CTACACCAACCCAGATGGCCGCTGCCCTGGGCTCATGTCCCCCGGCCAGATGAAGGTGGGCACCTACAAGCTGTTCTTTGACACGGAGAGCtactggagggagagagggctggagagcttCTACCCGTATGTGGAG ATTGTCTTCACCATCACAGATGAGACCCACAAGTTTCATGTGCCCCTACTGCTGAGCCCGTGGTCCTACACCACCTACCGAGGGAGCTAG
- the GAS8 gene encoding dynein regulatory complex subunit 4 isoform X3, which yields MPAGLYTGAEELDEEWATPIPVSSTRNQKVYKQKVKHLLYEHQNSLTEMKTEGTVVMKLAQKEHHTQEALLRKDMRALKVELKEQELSNEVVVKNLRLKHTEEITKMRNDFERQVKEIEAKYDKKMKMLRDELDLRRKTEIHEVEERKNGQISVLMQRHEEAFTDIKNYYNDITLNNLALINSLKEQMEDMRKKEEHLEREMMEVSLQNKRLVEPLQKAREEMSEMQKKLATYQRDKQILFCTKARLKVTEKDLKGLQWEHEVLEQRFIKVQQERDDLYRKFTAAILEVQQKVGFKNLVLERKLQALSATVEKKEVQLNEVLAASNMDPGALTLVSRKLEDVLDSKNNTIKDLQYELARVCKAHNDLLRTYEAKLLAFGIPLDNVGFKPLETAVVGQILGQGPAGLVGTPT from the exons ATGCCTGCTGGGCTCTACACAGGAGCAGAAGAGCTGGATGAGGAGTGGGCCACACCTATTCCTGTGTCCAGTACACGGAACCAGAAG GTGTACAAGCAGAAAGTAAAGCACCTGCTCTATGAGCACCAGAACAGCCTTACGGAGATGAAGACCGAGGGCACCGTGGTCATGAAGCTGGCCCAGAAGGAGCACCACACACAGGAGGCCCTGCTGCGAAAGGACATGCGGGCACTGAAGGTGGAGCTCAAGGAGCAGGAGCTGTCCAACGAGGTGGTGGTGAAGAACCTGCGGCTG AAGCACACCGAGGAGATCACTAAGATGAGGAATGACTTTGAGCGGCAAGTGAAAG AAATTGAGGCCAAGTATGATAAGAAGATGAAGATGCTTCGGGATGAGCTTGACCTGCGGAGAAAGACGGAAATCCACGaggtggaggagaggaagaacGGCCAGATCAGTGTGCTGATGCAGCGCCATGAGGAGGCCTTCACCGACATCAAGAACTACTACAATGACATCACCCTCAACAATCTGGCCCTCATCAACTCCCTCAAG GAGCAGATGGAGGACATGCGCAAGAAGGAGGAGCACCTGGAGAGGGAGATGATGGAGGTGTCTCTACAGAACAAGCGCCTGGTGGAGCCTCTGCAGAAGGCGCGGGAGGAGATGAGCGAGATGCAGAAGAAGCTTGCAACCTACCAGAGGGACAAGCAGATCCTGTTT TGCACCAAAGCACGTTTGAAAGTCACTGAGAAGGACCTGAAGGGGCTGCAGTGGGAGCACGAGGTGCTGGAGCAGCGCTTCATCAAG GTGCAGCAGGAACGGGATGATCTGTACCGGAAATTCACTGCAGCCATCCTGGAGGTGCAGCAGAAGGTGGGCTTCAAGAACCTGGTTCTGGAGCGTAAACTCCAGGCACTCAGCGCTACCGTAGAGAAGAAGGAGGTGCAGCTCAATGAGGTGCTGGCTGCCTCCAACATGGACCCTGGAGCCCTGACTCTCGTGTCCCGGAAACTGGAG GACGTGCTGGATTCAAAGAACAACACCATCAAGGACTTGCAGTACGAGCTGGCCCGCGTCTGCAAG GCCCACAACGACCTGCTGCGCACCTATGAGGCGAAGCTCCTGGCCTTTGGGATCCCCCTGGACAACGTGGGCTTCAAGCCTTTAGAGACTGCTGTTGTGGGGCAGATACTGGGTCAGGGCCCTGCGGGGCTAGTGGGCACCCCGACGTAA
- the GAS8 gene encoding dynein regulatory complex subunit 4 isoform X1, producing MAPKKKGKKGKAKGTPIVDGLAPADMSKEQVEEHVGRIREELDREREERNYFQLERDKIHTFWEITRRQLEEKKAELRNKDREMEEAEERHQVEIKVYKQKVKHLLYEHQNSLTEMKTEGTVVMKLAQKEHHTQEALLRKDMRALKVELKEQELSNEVVVKNLRLKHTEEITKMRNDFERQVKEIEAKYDKKMKMLRDELDLRRKTEIHEVEERKNGQISVLMQRHEEAFTDIKNYYNDITLNNLALINSLKEQMEDMRKKEEHLEREMMEVSLQNKRLVEPLQKAREEMSEMQKKLATYQRDKQILFCTKARLKVTEKDLKGLQWEHEVLEQRFIKVQQERDDLYRKFTAAILEVQQKVGFKNLVLERKLQALSATVEKKEVQLNEVLAASNMDPGALTLVSRKLEDVLDSKNNTIKDLQYELARVCKAHNDLLRTYEAKLLAFGIPLDNVGFKPLETAVVGQILGQGPAGLVGTPT from the exons ATG GCACCcaaaaagaaggggaagaaggggaaagCCAAAGGAACTCCAATTGTCGATGGGCTCGCCCCAGCAGACATGAGCAAGGAACAG GTGGAGGAGCATGTTGGTCGCATCCGGGAGGAGCTGGACCGGGAGCGGGAGGAACGTAACTACTTCCAGCTAGAGAGGGACAAGATCCACACATTCTGGGAGATCACACGAAGGCAGCTGGAGGAGAAGAAGGCTGAGCTGCGGAACAAAGACCGGGAGATGGAGGAAGCTGAAGAAAGGCACCAGGTGGAGATCAAG GTGTACAAGCAGAAAGTAAAGCACCTGCTCTATGAGCACCAGAACAGCCTTACGGAGATGAAGACCGAGGGCACCGTGGTCATGAAGCTGGCCCAGAAGGAGCACCACACACAGGAGGCCCTGCTGCGAAAGGACATGCGGGCACTGAAGGTGGAGCTCAAGGAGCAGGAGCTGTCCAACGAGGTGGTGGTGAAGAACCTGCGGCTG AAGCACACCGAGGAGATCACTAAGATGAGGAATGACTTTGAGCGGCAAGTGAAAG AAATTGAGGCCAAGTATGATAAGAAGATGAAGATGCTTCGGGATGAGCTTGACCTGCGGAGAAAGACGGAAATCCACGaggtggaggagaggaagaacGGCCAGATCAGTGTGCTGATGCAGCGCCATGAGGAGGCCTTCACCGACATCAAGAACTACTACAATGACATCACCCTCAACAATCTGGCCCTCATCAACTCCCTCAAG GAGCAGATGGAGGACATGCGCAAGAAGGAGGAGCACCTGGAGAGGGAGATGATGGAGGTGTCTCTACAGAACAAGCGCCTGGTGGAGCCTCTGCAGAAGGCGCGGGAGGAGATGAGCGAGATGCAGAAGAAGCTTGCAACCTACCAGAGGGACAAGCAGATCCTGTTT TGCACCAAAGCACGTTTGAAAGTCACTGAGAAGGACCTGAAGGGGCTGCAGTGGGAGCACGAGGTGCTGGAGCAGCGCTTCATCAAG GTGCAGCAGGAACGGGATGATCTGTACCGGAAATTCACTGCAGCCATCCTGGAGGTGCAGCAGAAGGTGGGCTTCAAGAACCTGGTTCTGGAGCGTAAACTCCAGGCACTCAGCGCTACCGTAGAGAAGAAGGAGGTGCAGCTCAATGAGGTGCTGGCTGCCTCCAACATGGACCCTGGAGCCCTGACTCTCGTGTCCCGGAAACTGGAG GACGTGCTGGATTCAAAGAACAACACCATCAAGGACTTGCAGTACGAGCTGGCCCGCGTCTGCAAG GCCCACAACGACCTGCTGCGCACCTATGAGGCGAAGCTCCTGGCCTTTGGGATCCCCCTGGACAACGTGGGCTTCAAGCCTTTAGAGACTGCTGTTGTGGGGCAGATACTGGGTCAGGGCCCTGCGGGGCTAGTGGGCACCCCGACGTAA
- the LOC101557107 gene encoding 5-hydroxyisourate hydrolase-like isoform X2, which translates to MSCGATPRLRVLQRHLRSLEGPSMEPTTSPLTTHVLDTASGVPAQGLCLRLSRLEDHGQLWTELRKSYTNPDGRCPGLMSPGQMKVGTYKLFFDTESYWRERGLESFYPYVEIVFTITDETHKFHVPLLLSPWSYTTYRGS; encoded by the exons ATGAGCTGCGGGGCGACCCCGCGGCTGCGAGTCCTGCAGCGACACCTGCGCTCCCTGGAG GGTCCCAGCATGGAACCCACAACGAGCCCACTGACCACACACGTGCTGGACACCGCCTCCGGGGTCCCAGCCCAGGGTCTTTGCCTGCGACTGTCCAGGCTTGAGGACCATGGCCAGCTTTGGACAGAGCTGCGGAAAAG CTACACCAACCCAGATGGCCGCTGCCCTGGGCTCATGTCCCCCGGCCAGATGAAGGTGGGCACCTACAAGCTGTTCTTTGACACGGAGAGCtactggagggagagagggctggagagcttCTACCCGTATGTGGAG ATTGTCTTCACCATCACAGATGAGACCCACAAGTTTCATGTGCCCCTACTGCTGAGCCCGTGGTCCTACACCACCTACCGAGGGAGCTAG
- the GAS8 gene encoding dynein regulatory complex subunit 4 isoform X2: MAPKKKGKKGKAKGTPIVDGLAPADMSKEQVEEHVGRIREELDREREERNYFQLERDKIHTFWEITRRQLEEKKAELRNKDREMEEAEERHQVEIKVYKQKVKHLLYEHQNSLTEMKTEGTVVMKLAQKEHHTQEALLRKDMRALKVELKEQELSNEVVVKNLRLKHTEEITKMRNDFERQVKEIEAKYDKKMKMLRDELDLRRKTEIHEVEERKNGQISVLMQRHEEAFTDIKNYYNDITLNNLALINSLKEQMEDMRKKEEHLEREMMEVSLQNKRLVEPLQKAREEMSEMQKKLATYQRDKQILFCTKARLKVTEKDLKGLQWEHEVLEQRFIKQERDDLYRKFTAAILEVQQKVGFKNLVLERKLQALSATVEKKEVQLNEVLAASNMDPGALTLVSRKLEDVLDSKNNTIKDLQYELARVCKAHNDLLRTYEAKLLAFGIPLDNVGFKPLETAVVGQILGQGPAGLVGTPT, translated from the exons ATG GCACCcaaaaagaaggggaagaaggggaaagCCAAAGGAACTCCAATTGTCGATGGGCTCGCCCCAGCAGACATGAGCAAGGAACAG GTGGAGGAGCATGTTGGTCGCATCCGGGAGGAGCTGGACCGGGAGCGGGAGGAACGTAACTACTTCCAGCTAGAGAGGGACAAGATCCACACATTCTGGGAGATCACACGAAGGCAGCTGGAGGAGAAGAAGGCTGAGCTGCGGAACAAAGACCGGGAGATGGAGGAAGCTGAAGAAAGGCACCAGGTGGAGATCAAG GTGTACAAGCAGAAAGTAAAGCACCTGCTCTATGAGCACCAGAACAGCCTTACGGAGATGAAGACCGAGGGCACCGTGGTCATGAAGCTGGCCCAGAAGGAGCACCACACACAGGAGGCCCTGCTGCGAAAGGACATGCGGGCACTGAAGGTGGAGCTCAAGGAGCAGGAGCTGTCCAACGAGGTGGTGGTGAAGAACCTGCGGCTG AAGCACACCGAGGAGATCACTAAGATGAGGAATGACTTTGAGCGGCAAGTGAAAG AAATTGAGGCCAAGTATGATAAGAAGATGAAGATGCTTCGGGATGAGCTTGACCTGCGGAGAAAGACGGAAATCCACGaggtggaggagaggaagaacGGCCAGATCAGTGTGCTGATGCAGCGCCATGAGGAGGCCTTCACCGACATCAAGAACTACTACAATGACATCACCCTCAACAATCTGGCCCTCATCAACTCCCTCAAG GAGCAGATGGAGGACATGCGCAAGAAGGAGGAGCACCTGGAGAGGGAGATGATGGAGGTGTCTCTACAGAACAAGCGCCTGGTGGAGCCTCTGCAGAAGGCGCGGGAGGAGATGAGCGAGATGCAGAAGAAGCTTGCAACCTACCAGAGGGACAAGCAGATCCTGTTT TGCACCAAAGCACGTTTGAAAGTCACTGAGAAGGACCTGAAGGGGCTGCAGTGGGAGCACGAGGTGCTGGAGCAGCGCTTCATCAAG CAGGAACGGGATGATCTGTACCGGAAATTCACTGCAGCCATCCTGGAGGTGCAGCAGAAGGTGGGCTTCAAGAACCTGGTTCTGGAGCGTAAACTCCAGGCACTCAGCGCTACCGTAGAGAAGAAGGAGGTGCAGCTCAATGAGGTGCTGGCTGCCTCCAACATGGACCCTGGAGCCCTGACTCTCGTGTCCCGGAAACTGGAG GACGTGCTGGATTCAAAGAACAACACCATCAAGGACTTGCAGTACGAGCTGGCCCGCGTCTGCAAG GCCCACAACGACCTGCTGCGCACCTATGAGGCGAAGCTCCTGGCCTTTGGGATCCCCCTGGACAACGTGGGCTTCAAGCCTTTAGAGACTGCTGTTGTGGGGCAGATACTGGGTCAGGGCCCTGCGGGGCTAGTGGGCACCCCGACGTAA